The Glycine soja cultivar W05 chromosome 8, ASM419377v2, whole genome shotgun sequence genome has a window encoding:
- the LOC114422978 gene encoding putative pentatricopeptide repeat-containing protein At3g16890, mitochondrial: MPLQLQPFFRHIKPPNQTPSTNLIPPKPLNPLQTPPSSPSSPPIDHLYISQLLSRPDWAVLLNHDLSSKTLLLNPSYAVSIFQNQQNPSHAIKFHSWLSHVNPTLAAHNSVHRALRNTLHRKGPALLSVDLLRELRNLGFRVTEDLLCALLASWGRLGLANYSAHVFCQISFLGLSPTTRLYNALIDALVKSNSIDLAYLKFQQMAADNCVADRFTYNTLIHGVCKVGVVDEALRLVRQMKDKGHFPNVFTYTMLIEGFCIASRVDEAFGVFETMKDSGVYPNEATVRALVHGVFRCVDPSKALELLSEFLDREQEQERVHFMLACDTVLYCLANNSMAKEMVVFLRRVLGRGGYFPGNSVFNVVMACLVKGAELRETCDVFEILRKQGVKAGIGAFLALIEVLYKNEWREEGDRVYGQLISDGLISNVFSYNMIINCFCRAKLMDNASEAFRDMQVRGVVPNLVTFNTLINGHCKDGAIDKARKLLESLLENGLKPDIFTFSSIVDGLCQIKRTEEALECFTEMIEWGINPNAVIYNILIRSLCTIGDVARSVKLLRRMQKEGISPDTYSYNALIQIFCRMNKVEKAKKLFDSMSRSGLNPDNYTYSAFIEALSESGRLEEAKKMFYSMEANGCSPDSYICNLIIKILVQQEYVEEAQNIIERLSMAGFLIA; this comes from the exons atgcCTCTTCAACTTCAACCCTTCTTCAGGCACATCAAGCCCCCAAACCAAACCCCCTCCACCAACCTCATTCCCCCAAAACCCTTAAACCCTCTCCAAACACccccttcttctccttcttcaccCCCCATCGACCATCTATACATTTCACAGCTCCTCTCAAGACCCGATTGGGCCGTGCTTCTAAACCACGACCTCTCCTCAAAGACTCTACTCCTCAACCCTAGTTACGCCGTAAGCATCTTCCAGAACCAACAAAACCCCTCCCACGCCATCAAGTTCCACTCCTGGCTCTCCCACGTCAACCCTACATTGGCAGCACACAACTCCGTGCACCGCGCCTTGCGGAACACGCTGCACCGAAAAGGCCCCGCGCTTCTCTCCGTCGACTTGCTCCGGGAGCTTCGCAATTTAGGGTTTCGCGTCACGGAGGACCTGCTCTGCGCTTTGTTAGCAAGTTGGGGAAGGCTAGGTTTAGCAAATTACTCTGCTCACGTCTTCTGTCAGATCTCGTTCCTCGGTCTTTCCCCCACCACTAGGTTATACAATGCTCTCATTGATGCTTTAGTGAAATCAAATTCAATTGACCTTGCTTATTTGAAGTTCCAACAGATGGCGGCGGATAATTGTGTTGCCGATAGGTTTACGTACAACACACTCATTCACGGGGTTTGCAAGGTTGGGGTGGTCGATGAGGCGCTCCGGTTAGTTAGACAAATGAAGGATAAGGGACATTTTCCTAATGTGTTCACTTATACAATGCTGATTGAAGGGTTCTGTATCGCGAGCAGGGTTGATGAGGCCTTTGGAGTTTTTGAGACAATGAAGGATAGTGGGGTTTATCCAAATGAAGCCACTGTAAGAGCATTGGTTCACGGGGTTTTTCGCTGCGTGGATCCTAGTAAGGCACTTGAGTTGTTATCTGAGTTTTTAGATAGGGAGCAGGAGCAGGAGCGCGTTCATTTTATGTTAGCTTGCGATACTGTGTTGTATTGCCTTGCAAATAATTCTATGGCGAAGGAGATGGTTGTGTTTCTGAGGAGGGTTCTGGGAAGAGGAGGTTATTTCCCTGGTAACTCTGTTTTCAATGTCGTAATGGCTTGTTTGGTTAAGGGAGCTGAGCTGAGAGAGACGTGTGatgtatttgaaattttaagaaAGCAAGGTGTGAAGGCAGGCATTGGTGCTTTTCTTGCGCTTATTGAAGTATTATACAAGAATGAATGGAGAGAGGAGGGGGATCGAGTTTATGGTCAATTGATTAGTGATGGGCTAATTTCAAATGTCTTCTCATATAACATGATAATTAATTGCTTCTGCAGAGCCAAATTGATGGATAATGCGTCTGAGGCTTTCAGAGACATGCAGGTTAGAGGCGTTGTTCCCAATCTTGTTACTTTCAATACACTTATTAATGGCCATTGCAAGGATGGAGCAATAGATAAGGCACGGAAGCTTCTGGAGAGCCTTTTAGAAAATGGACTTAAACCTGATATCTTCACTTTTAGCTCTATAGTTGATGGACTCTGTCAAATAAAAAGGACCGAGGAAGCTCTTGAATGCTTTACTGAGATGATTGAGTGGGGCATCAATCCAAATGCCGTCATTTACAATATCTTGATTCGATCTTTATGCACCATCGGGGATGTTGCAAGGTCAGTGAAACTTTTAAGAAGAATGCAAAAGGAAGGAATAAGCCCTGACACCTACTCCTATAATGCTTTGATTCAAATCTTCTGTAGGATGAATAAAGTTGAGAAAGCTAAAAAGCTTTTTGATTCAATGTCAAGATCTGGCTTAAATCCAGACAATTACACTTACAGTGCTTTTATAGAGGCACTGTCTGAATCTGGGAGATTAGAGGAAGCCAAGAAGATGTTTTACTCAATGGAGGCAAATGGTTGCTCACCCGACTCATATATATGTAacctaattattaaaatattggtTCAACAGGAATATGTTGAAGAGGCTCAAAACATCATAGAAAG GTTGAGTATGGCAGGTTTCTTAATTGCCTGA